GTCTATATTATTTAACAAGGAATCATTGACGCGACCAAATTGCATAAAACTAGTTGGAAATTAATAGCCTTCGAAGATAAGATTTTTCATTATAATCGCTTTTTCTGCATTCCGTGGTTGCATCGCCACATATCGTGGTGGATGAAATTGCCTTATGATAAAAAAACATCATGACTGGAAAGGCTTGCTACAAGCCGGATGGACGTGGCTTTGAAGACATCAGGCTGTACCAGTGGCGACTATACAAATAATACAAAGAAAGTTTGGATATTCCTTTGCAATATCCTTTTTCCAAGCTAATTTGATTACATACAAGAGCTTTATTTATTAACTGACAAGCATGGAAATTTTACACGTTAGCGCAGAATGTTATCCGGTAGCGAAAGTAGGAGGATTAGCCGATGTAGTGGGTGCGCTGCCTAAATATCAGCACGATCTGGGTTGTGTAGCCAAGGTAGTGATGCCCGCCTATAAGACCCGCTTTTTTGAGAACAACGAATTTGAACTCGTGCACCAGGGAGGTACCTGGGTGGGTTTCAACTGGTATCATGTCAACGTATTCCGCGAGAAGAACAATGTGTTGGGCTTTGACCTTTACCTGTTGGATATTCCGGGATTGCTGGACCAGGAGGGCGTGTACGGGCACTGGAATGATATGGAACGTTTCCTGGCATTTCAGATAGGCGTATTAGACTGGCTCAATGAATGGCAGCATCATCCTGATGTGGTGCATTGCCACGATCATCATACCGGGTTTATTCCTTTTATGATGACGCATGCTTATAAGTATGAAAGGCTGCGTACCATTGCCACGGTATTGACCATTCATAATGCGCAATACCAGGGGCAGTTTGGCTGGGAGCAGCTGTACCGCTTACCGGGTTTTGACCTCTGGAAGGCAGGGCTGGTTGGCTGGGAGAATGCAGTGAACCCCCTGGCAGCAGCGATCAAGTGTGCCTGGAGAGTGACTACCGTATCTCCCGGATACCTGGAAGAAATGTACAATGGTGCGAACGGACTGGAAAGTCTGCTCCGCAGCGAACGCCGGAAGTGCAAGGGTATCCTGAACGGTATAGACAACAAGGTATGGGATCCTGCAACAGACCCGATGTTACCTGTTCATTATGATGAAACTTCCTTTGTACAAGGGAAAAAAGAAATAAAGCGCCAGTTGTGCGAAGAGTTTGGCTTTGACCCCGAATTACCATTGTTCTCCTTCATTGGCCGTTTAGTAGGCGAGAAAGGAGCTGATCTCCTACCAGATATTATTGGCCGTTCACTGTACGAACAGCAAAAACAACTTAACTTCCTTGTACTGGGTAGCGGAGAATCTCAGACAGAATGGCGATTGCACCAGACAAAGGCCGGCACTGCGCCTAACTTCAATGTGCAGTTTGGATATAACGAGGGCTTGTCTCACCGCATTTACGCAGGGAGTGATTTCCTCCTGATGCCGAGCAGGGTAGAGCCTTGTGGCCTGAACCAGTTATACGCGCTGCGTTATGGTACGGTGCCCATTGTACGTAGTGTGGGTGGATTGAAAGATACAGTGAAGGACTTTGGAGAAACCGGTGGTTTCGGTATCCGCTTTATACAGGCTGAAGCCTGGGATGCCTGCCAGGCCATAGCCCGTGCTGTGGAACTGTACAATGATAGACAGGCATTACAGGAGATCCAGGAATATATCATGCAGATCGATCACTCCTGGGATAGCGCCGCCGCTGAGTATGTAAAATTATACGAATCAATAGTTATCAGACCTTAATTGGCACGGAACTTTCCACGTAGTTTGTAAACGGGACTTTCCATTTATAGTAATCATTATTTCAACGAAACAAAAGAATAGAAATATGTCTAACGCAGTTATCTCCCTTATCTTAGGAGGCGGTTCCGGTACCCGCCTTTATCCGCTCACCCGCAAGCGCTCGAAACCCGCTGTGCCGGTAGCTGGTAAATATAGATTGGTGGATATTCCCATCTCCAATTGTTTGAATGCGGATATGAACCGCATTTTTGTGCTCACACAGTTTAACTCCGCTTCACTGAATAAGCATATTAAGAATACCTATCATTTCAGTCATTTCAGTAAAGCGTTTGTAGATATTCTGGCAGCTGAGCAGACCCCGGATAACCCTACCTGGTACCAGGGTACAGCAGATGCGGTACGCCAGTGCCTCCATCACATTGAGAACTATGAGTACGATTATGTACTCATCCTCTCCGGCGACCAGCTGTACCAGATGGATTTCAGGGAGATGCTGCAACATCATATTGAATCACAGGCAGAGGTAACCATCGGTACCATTCCGGTAACGGCGAAAGATGCCTCTGATTTTGGGATTCTGAAAACAGACGATAAAGGCCTCATTACTTCATTTACAGAAAAGCCAAAGCAGGATGTACTGGCACCATGGGCCAGCCCGGTGAGTGACGAAATGCATGCCGCAGGAAGAGAATACCTGGCAAGTATGGGTATTTATATCTTTAGCAGGAATACTCTCGTGGAATTGCTGAAAGGACAGGAGGCTGCGACCGATTTCGGTAAGGAGATCATTCCCTACGCAATCAATGCAGCGCTGAAGGTAATGAGCTATCAATATACCGGCTACTGGACGGATATCGGAAATATCTGCTCATTCTGGGAAGCAAACCTGGCACTGACAGATGAAATTCCCCAGTTCAATTTATTCGATGAACACCAAACCATCTACTCCCGTGCACGTATGCTGCCTCCGGCAAAGATGAGCGGGTCTTTTAATAAGACCATCATTGCCGACGGTACGATTATCAGTGATAGCACACTGGAACGCTGCGTAGTAGGGATCCGTGCCCGTATCGGGAAGGGGTCTGTGATTACAAACAGCTATATTATGGGGAGCGATTTCTACCAGACCCTGGAAGACCTGGCAAGAGCGAAAGCAAAAGGCCATCCGCCAATGGGGATTGGAGATAATTGTGTGATCAATAAAGCGATAATAGATAAGAATGTGAGTATTGGAAATAATGTGAAGATAAATGTGGGGGAGGTGTTGCCCAATGGGGAGTATGAGCAGTATACCGTGAAGGATGGAATTGTGGTAATTAAGAACGGGATGGTCATCCCGGATGGCTTTGTTATTTAAGACATATTTATAATGCAATTATAGAATCGATTTCATCTTTGGGTGAAATCGATTTTTTTATGGCAGTAACTTTTGGTAATGGTCTTCACTATTTTCCTGATCCACCCTTATAAACGGTCAAAATAACTGTTAAAATTGAATTAATGATGACAAGTGGCAGAAAATGTTTTATCTTTGAAAGTCCTTGCCAGCAAAGGGTTTCAGCGGCAGGAATGTAAAGAATTATAAATTAATAACAGCGTTAAATACTGTTAAAATTACCCCTCATTTCAACGTTTATTTGCGCCCGTTTATCTCTCCTTTTTTATTAATCACCGACACCTTTTGCCTTTTGGCCGACATAATACAATCCTCCTTCCCCCGAAATCTACATTTGTTTTTTAGGTTCTCAACATAAAATCAATTTTGATGGTTTTGCTGGATCAAAGGGCAATACATATAACGGGGCTGTGTTGTATGTTGTTATTATCAGTCGCCTGCCATAATAAAAAGAAAACGGAAGATGCTAAATCACAGGGAAACCAACCTACTATCGTAGATGTCATCATTGCTGACACGCGTAGTGTCACTAACAACGTTGAAGCAAACGGTACCATCGTTCCCAACGAATTTGCAGAATTACACCCGGAAATCAGTGGCAGGATCACCTACCTCAACATTCCCGAAGGCAGCATTGTCGAAAAAGGCACCCTCATTGCCCGCATCAACGATGCCGACCTGCAGGCACAACTGCAAAAGTCCAAAGTCCTGCTGGACCTCTACCAGAAAACGGAACAACGCGACCGCAAACTCCTGGACCTCAACGGGATCAACCAGGCTGATTACGACCTGGCGCTGAACAACGTACACAGTACCCAGGCGGATATGGCATACACCCAGGCCCAGATTGACAAGGCCGCTATCCGTGCACCTTTTACAGGCATCATTGGTCTGCGACAGGTGAGTATCGGGGCTTATGCCACCCCCAATACCCTCATCGCCACTATCCAATCTCCCGACAAGATGCGGGTAGATTTCCTGTTACCAGAGAATTACGCCCATAATATAAAGAAAGGTGGTGTAGTAGACGTTGTGAGCGATGCGAACAACGGCACCCGCAAACAAGCCACTGTGATCGCCATGGAACCCCAGGTGAGCCAGACGAGCCGCAACGTAAAAGTGCGTGCCCTCCTTTCTGACGGCAAGGGGCGCCCAGGGGCATTCGTGAAAGTTTATTTCAATGCCGGTGCGGAGGCGAAAGCCATTATGGTGCCTACCAACGCCCTCATTCCAAACGATAAGAACAACCAGGTCGTGCTCGTCAAAGACGGTAAGGCCCACCTGTCTACCGTGCAAACCGGTGTACGGGAAGTCAATAACGTGGAGATCACCAGCGGGATCAGCGTCGGTGATACAGTGGTGGTGACCGGCGTACTCTTTGCCCGCCCCGATGCCCCTGTAAAGGTCAGACAAGTGAAGACACTGGAAAAACTCGTGGCTGCACAGCAATAATCACCCAACGGATTTTTACAAATGAATATTTCAGAACTATCATTGAAGCGGCCTGTCCTTGCGACAGTGATGAACCTCCTGATTATACTGTTTGGGGTGATTGGCTATTATTTCCTGGCAGTGAGAGATTATCCTGCTATCGACCCCCCGATTATTACAGTCACGACTTCATATACCGGTGCCAACCCGGACATCATGGAAAGCCAGATCTCCGAACCGCTGGAAAAGCAGATCAACGGTATTCCCGGTATCCGTACCATTTCTTCTAATAGCTCCCTGGGCAGCAGCGTGATCACGGTAGAGTTCAATCTCGGTATTGACCTGGAAGCTGCTGCCAGTGATGTGCGTGATAAGGTAAGCCAGGCCACCAAGAACCTGCCGCTTGACATCGATGCGCCGCCGGTGGTCACCAAGGCCGATGCGAACAGTGACCCGATCCTGATCCTGGCAGTACAAAGCCGTACCAAATCGCTCATGGAACTGAGCGACTATGTCGATAACGTATTGCAGCAGCAATTGCAGACCATCGACCAGGTGAGCTCCGTAAACATCTTTGGCGATAAGAGTTATGCCATGCGCCTCTGGCTCAACGAAGCGAAGATGGATGCCTATAACGTAGCCTATAATGACATCAGCACTGCACTTAAAACTGAAAACGTTCAGTTGCCGGCAGGGAAGGTATATGGTAACAATACTGAACTAACGATTAATGCCCTTGGCCGCCTGACCACGGAGAAGGATTTCCGGGACCTGATCCTGCGCGAAGACAGTACAGGTATTGTACGCCTTGGCGATGTGGCGCGGGTAGAACTGGGTCCGCAGATTGAAGAACAGGGATGGAAATACAATGGTGTAAATGCAGTAGGGTTGGCAATCATTCCCCAGCCCGGCGCAAATAATATAGCCATTGCCGATGAGTTTAAGAAACGTATGGAGGCGATCAAAGCATCCAATAAGGACGATATTGAATTTAGTGTGCTGGTCGATAACACGCGGAACATCCGGCAGTCACTGGCAGAGGTAAAAGAGACCCTGATCATTGCATTTGCACTGGTGGTATTGGTGATCTTTTTCTTCTTCAGAAACTGGCTGATTGCAATAAGACCGCTGATTGATATCCCGATCTCCCTTATTGCTACATTCTTCGTCGTGTACCTGGCTGGATTTACGATCAATATATTAACCCTGCTGGGGATTGTACTGGCCACAGGCCTGGTGGTGGACGATGGGATTGTGGTCACGGAAAACATTTTCCGTAAACTGGAGCAGGGGATGAACATCCGCACAGCCGCGCTGGAAGGAAGCAAGGAGATCTTCTTTGCAGTGATCTCTACCTCGCTTACACTGGCAGTGGTGTTTATGCCGGTGATATTTTTACAGGGATTTGTGGGCAGGTTATTCCGTGAGTTTGGGGTGGTGCTGGCGACGGCAGTTTTGATCTCTGCATTTGTATCACTCACGATTACGCCTGTATTAAATGTGTACCTGAATAAAAAAGATGCAGGACACGGTAAGTTTTATGAAAAGACAGAGCCTTTCTTCCAGGGAATGGAAAGTGGTTACAAGCGCTGGCTGGAAGCTTTTATGAAAGTGCGTTTCCTGGCGGTCGCGATCATCCTGGTCTGCGCAGGTATGATATGGCTGATCTTATGTAATATACAAAGTGAGATTGCCCCCCTGGAAGATCGGAGCAGCATTCGTATGACGGTGAGCTTACCCGAAGGTACGAGCTATAGCTATACACAGGCAGTGAGTGATAAGATTGCAAATTACCTGTATGATTCAGTGCCTGAACGAGCCTTTGTATTTGCAAGAACACCTGCGGGTTCTGTGATCAATAGCTCACAACCACGTATCGGCCTGGTACCTCCTGAAGAAAGAGAACGTAGTCAGTCAGAGATAGCGAATGATCTGAATAAGAAGCTGAAACGCTTTAACGATGCGCGCATCTTTACGATCCAGGAGCAGACGATCGCTGTGGGTTCCGGCTCCAAGACCAGTTTGCCAATCCAGTTTATCCTACAGAACCAGGATTTAAATAAACTCAAAAGCACGATTCCTTTATTCCTCGAAGAGGCACGGAAAGATCCAACCTTTGCTAACGTAGACGTAGATCTGAAATTTACAAAACCTACACTGGAAGTTAGCTTTGATCGTATGAAGATCAAGGACCTGGGCCTTTCTACGAATGATGTGATTGCTGCTATGCAAGCGGCATTCAGCGGTGGACGGCTGGCCTACTTCATCATGAACGGCTACCAGTATTATGTGATTGCGCAATTGGAAAGAACAGAAAGAAATGAGCCTGCAGATATCAGTCATATCTATGTACGCAATGCGAGTGGTGATAAAATTCCTTTGGATGCAGTGGTGAAAGTGGTGACGAGTACAAGTCCGGCAACCTTGTATCACTTCAATCGCTTCAAGAGTGCAACGATCTCCGCTTCACTGGCGCCGGGGCATACGATTGGGGATGGTATCGAGGCGATGCGGGCAATAGGAGACCGGTTACTGGACCCTGGCTTCCATACGGCATTGTCAGGCTCCAGCCGTGACTATGCAGAGAGCTCTTCCAATATCGTATTTGCATTCGCGTTAGCACTGGTGTTGATTTACCTGGTACTGGCAGCACAGTTTGAAAGCTTTATCGATCCATTGACGATCATGTTTACAGTGCCGCTGGCATTGGCAGGGGCCTTGTTGAGTTTGTGGATCTTTGGCCAGACCTTAAATATCTTCTCCGAAATCGGTATGATCATGTTGATCGGATTGGTGACCAAGAACGGGATCCTGATCGTAGAGTTTACGAACCAGAAGCGGGAGCTGGGAATGAGTAAGCATGAAGCCGTGGTGGAAGCGGCTTCGCAGCGTTTACGCCCCATCCTGATGACATCGCTGGCAACAGCACTGGGTGCATTGCCACTGGCTATGAGCCTGGGAGCGGCGAGTACGAGCCGTGTACCATTGGGAATTGTGGTAGTAGGTGGTATCATGTTCTCACTGATCCTGACACTGTTCGTAATTCCGGCATTGTATACTTATGTGAGTGGTAAGCATAAGGCGCATATACCTGGTGTGGCAGAATAAAAATAATAACATGAAAAGATTTATTATATACCTGACTTTCTTTATACTCCCAGGCTGGCTGCATGCGCAGCAGCTGACGCTGAAGGATGCGGTGAGTATTGCGCTGAATAAGAATCTGGGCCTTCAGATCGCGGAGAATAATGTAAAGATTGCGCAGACAAACAATAATTACGCGGTGGCAGGTGGTATGCCGGTCGTAAGTGCTTCAGGTACTGATGTGGAGCAGTTGACAAGCCTGGAACAGAAGTATGCGAATGCCGCTAACAATAAGAGTAGCAGTAATGCCCGTTCTAACCAGCTCACTGCCAGTATTGGCGCAACAGTGCCTATTTATACGGGTAGCAGGGTGGCCAATGCCAGCAAACGGTTAGAGGTGGCTGAGTCCATTAGCAATGATTATTTAAAGTCAAGAGTGGCGGCGATCACTTACAATGTGATGTTGAAGTACTACGACATCATCCGGCAGGAGAGTTATGCGGCTACCCTGGGGCGCTCCATTGAGGTATCCCGGCAGAAACTGGATATTGTAAAAGCACAGCAATCTGTGGGTGTGGCGAATAATGCGGATCTTTTTCAGGCACAGGTGGATCTGAATACCCAGGTGCAGAATTTGCAGGCGCAGCAACTGGTGATAGATCAGGCAAAGACGGATCTGCTGACCGTGCTGACTTTGAAGCAGGATTCGCTCATCGTTATCAAAGATACGATCGTCGTAGCTACAGATTTGCAGCTGGCGCCTATTTTACAATCTATGGAGCAGCACCCGGATCTGATGGCCGCAGGCAAACAGGTACAGGTAGATCAGTATTTGGAAAAAGAGACGGCGGCTTACCGCTATCCGTCTTTGACGGGGAATGCGGGGTATAATTTTAATTATACCAGGAATAGTGATGGGTTTTCATTGCTGAACCAGAACTATGGACCCTATGTAGGAGTGGGAGTGAATATCCCGGTTTTTAATGGGTCTGTGTATAAGCGGAGGCAGGAGATTGCGGCGATCAATACTTCTAACGATCGTTTGGTGAGGGATACGCTGGGAATGAATTATACGGGGAATATTGTGAAAAGCTGGCAGGCATATAATAATAATTTACAGCAGTTGCAGACGGCGAAGGATAATTATGAATTGTCCGGGAAATTGCTGGAACTGGTATTGCAGCGTTTTCAGCTGAAACAGGCAACGATTATTGATGTGAAGACGGCACAGCAGAGTTTTGAGAATGCGGGGTATTTATTGATAAATGTGAGTTTTGCGGCCAAATCAGCGGAGATCAGGTTGAAATATTATGGAAATCAGCTTAGTCAGCCCTGATAACTAATTTTTTAGCCGGCGGCAGGCCCATGCCGGCTTCGCGGAAAATTGGCTTTTACCAGCGGTGAAAGCCAATTTTTCGCATCCTTCCCAATTTACCACTCATGAAATTTCCCCCATCATCTCCCCCTTTTCCCCTAAATTCGTGCATTCAAAAGATCATTTGAGTGTAGTATGGAGCAACCTGTAAGCAATATATCGTATAGTCAGACGGGGTATTTCAATCAACTGGTAATAGACTTCCTCGCAGACCATCCGCATCTGCGTTCTTTTTACAAATATTCCTCCTTATCCCCTGATTTTGAAGCCGCTATTAAGGCTAAGAAATCGCATCCACAACAGCGTGGGGTATTAGTGTCTGCCCTGAAAGAACAGTATGAGGGCCTTCAGATCACAGATCATGTAAAGAATAATATCAACAGCTTAGGCGAGGCGAACACCTTTACGGTGACTACCGCCCACCAGCCTAATATCTTTACCGGTTACCTCTATTTTGTATACAAGATCCTGCAGGCCATCAAGCTTGCCGGTCAGTTACAGGATAAGTATCCGCAATATAAGTTCGTGCCTGTTTATTACATGGGTAGTGAGGATGCTGACCTTGAGGAGCTTGGCCATGTGTATATTGGCGGCAAGAACATCAACTGGGCTACTTCCCAGGAGGGAGCAGTAGGCCGTATGCAGCCAGAGGGCTTCACCGAACTTTTTGCCACCATCGAATCGGCGCTGGGTTACGGCCCGCATGCAGCTGAACTCATGGCCATGATGAAAAAGGCCTACCTGGAACATGAGAATATCCAGGAAGCCACCTTATACCTTGTAAATGAATTGTTTGGCTGTTACGGCCTGGTGGTATTGGTGCCTGATAGCCCGGCGCTGAAGCGTCTCTACATTCCTGTAATGAGAGACGAACTGCTGCACCAGCACTCCCACAAGATTGTAAATGAGACGCTTACGAGACTTTCTCAGCATTATAAAGTACAGGCGAATCCACGGGAGATCAACCTGTTCTACCTGACAGCAACAGCCCGTGAGCGTATTGTGCAGATCGGGGATACCTGGAAAGTGCTGCATATGCCGGTGGAGTTTAGCCGGGAAACGCTGGAAAAGGAATTGCAGGAGCACCCGGAGCGATTCAGTCCGAATGTGATATTAAGAGGCTTGTTCCAGGAGACGATTCTGCCGAACATCGCCTTTATTGGTGGAGGCGGGGAAATTGCGTACTGGATTGAGTTGCAGGATTTATTTGCGCATTACAAGGTGCCGTTTCCCATATTATTACTACGCAATTCTTTCCTGATGGCAGATCTTGCTTCGCTGGCCAGGTTGGAGAAACTGGGCCTGGATATGGCAGATCTGTTCCGGGATGCGGAGTCGCTGGTGAATGAGTTTGTGCAGAAGCATACAAATGCAGCGCTGGTGCTAAAAGATGAGTATGCGGCGATAGAGAAATTGTTTGATGAATTGTCGCTGAAGGCGGAAGATATTGATATTACTTTGGTAAAGTCGGTAGAATCAGAGCGGTCTAAAGCGATTAAGTCAATTGGGAAGCTGGAGCATAAGTTTTTGCGGGCGGAGAAAAGGAAGTTTGCATGGCAGACGGACCAGATCCGGGTGCTGAAGCAGCGATTGTTCCCGGCAAATAGTTTACAGGAGCGCAAAGAAAACTTCATGCCCTGGTATATTCAACAGGGGCCGGCTTTCTTTGATTTGATTTTGGAACACCTGGAACCGGTAACGGATCAATTTGGAATAATTTATACAGATTAAAAATAAAGGGCGTTTACCGAAAGTAAACGCCCTTTGTTTTTAATTATTTTGTTCCAGCATCTTCTTCATGTCCTTCAGCAGTGACATCACCGCATGCAACTGATCTCTCACCTGCTTCACCTCCAGGATCTCCTGCCTCAGATCCGAATCCCCCTTCCCATTATTCACTTCTTCCTGCCTTTTCTGGTAAATGGCTTCCAGCTTCATGTCCAGGGTTTCAAACGCCTCCAGGTTCGCCGGCGGCGAAGAAGGCTTCTCACCAGGTTTCTCCAGCATCTCCAGTATACACGTAAAATACGCCTGCAGATTATTACTCAATAACTTATACTCAGGCTGCTGAAACCGCACGCCATTATGCGTTGTCCCATAGTTAGCCAGTGCCGCTATATGTGAAATGATCGAATTATTCACCACCACAAAATGATACACCAGGGAGCCATTTCGCTGCTTGCTCTTCGGCTCCGACAGCATGCGCTGAAATGCCGACATCAGGTTCGCGGCACTTACATTCGAATCCTTCCTGGCCAGTTTATAATCATTCAGCACAAAGTTTTCCTGCGTATACAAATGCATCACCTGCTCAAAGTATTTCGCATTACTCTTCACCATCCTGATCATATGACTGGGCAGGGTATTCTTTTCCCAACTCGGCCATAGCAGCAGGTTGGCAAAGAATGCGATCGTACCACCAATAGTGGTATCCATCACCCTCCATCCTACATTATACAAATTTGCCGGGTGCAAAAAGTGCAACAGGAAGATCACAAAAGGCGTTACAAAAAACACACTCAGGGTATACTGGTGCGTCATGAAACTATAAGCCCCGAGAATACAAAAGAGCATTGCGATGAAAATCACCGTATTATTCGCTGTCAGGTATAAGATCCCTGCTGCAAATAGAGCCCCTGCCACCGTTCCATATATACGCTGGTAACTTCTTGCTTTTGTAATACTAAAACCCGGTTTCAGGATCACCACGATCGTGAGCAGAATCCAGTAAAGCCGGTCCAGGTGAAAGATCTGGCCAATCACGTAGCCCGTTACCGATGCGAGACTTACGCGCAGGGCATGCCTGAAAATGTGTGACTGGAAAGTAAGGTTATTCAAAAAGGTTTCCACATCATATGAACCATGACTCGTAAAACTTGAAAGCTGTAATCTCGGGTCAATGATCTCGTCTTTTACTCTTTCCAGGCGGGTCAGGCGGTGCAGGTTGTAAATCCTTTGCGCCATGTCTGACAGGTTATGGAGGATATTGGACAGCACTAATAAGCGCGTTCTTTCTTTTACTGTCGGTAATGTTTTCCTGATCTCGTCAACGGCCTTCTGCACTTTTGCAATTTCGTATCGCAGGTTGGCCTTTGGCAGGGAACGCTGGCCTGCGGCAACTGCCTCACCGATGATTTTCAGTTCTCCTGCAAATTCAAGGATCAGGGTATGGAACTTATCCAGGATGCCTGCGCTGTCGAAAGATTCATGAAGGGCCTGGTAATCTGTCTGGGCAGCCATGATCTGTTCCTGGAGATCGACCATGTCGAGGAAGATTAGTACCAGGGCCTTGTTGATGCTGGTCGTACCTTCCTGGTGAGAACGTCTTTTTAATAAGAGTTCGCGTACGGCTTCCTGTTTCTCATTGACGACCACCTGTTGCGCAAATACATCTTTATGGATTTTTTCGATCTTATCACCAGCATCGGGATCGTAGAAATGTGCCCTTGCCAGGAGGTATTCAGCCGTTTCGGTAATACACTCAGAGAGCATTTGCTGTACGCTCAGGTAAGGGCGGATCTGCCAGAGTAGTAATGACAGGAGGCCATACCATACGGCGCCTAATAATATATAGAAGCTGTGAAGAAAGGCTTCGTGAACCGGCACTGCCTTTTCGCCAAGGATGGATACCATGACAAGCATACAGCCGATACCAATGTTGCCGCCCCTGTTGCCATACACGAGCAGCATAGCACTCATGAAACAGCACACCAGGATCCCAAAGGCCATCAATACCGGGTAGGCCATGATGAGCGATGTACAAAGGGCCGTGTTAAAAATGAAGAAGATGGCGATGAGGGTACCGTTTCGCTTATGGATGGCGGTGCCCGGAACGTCCGAAAGGGCAGTAGCAAGGGCACCGAGGGAGATGACGATCCCAAGAGGGAGGTTTCCCAACAAGGAGCAGACTACGGAAGGCACGACCACACTGATGGTAGTACGTAACCCGGTACTAAAATGATAGCTGTAGATGAAATTCCTGACTTCCTGGATCCAGTGCCGCATGTAGAAATTTAATATGTGCAAAGATACGCATTCAATTATTATACCCGGCGATGGAGGACAAATGGGGGTTCTTTTTTAAGGGCTTATTAATAATAGGCGCTTTCCTGCTACTGCAGGCCATTTTTAAATTCTTCTTAAAATAGAAAAAATTCCTAATTTGTGCGCCCTGTTAGTCCATACCATATCGGCTAACCCAGCATTATTTTCATCTTAAAGCAATGATCATCAACAACCTGTCTGAAATTTATACACAACTGTGTATAATTAAATTTCCCCTGACACGTCTATCTATAATAAATTACTGCTTTCTTTGAAAAAATAATGACCAGGAACGTAATTGTGTTGTGAATGGTTAAATCTGATACAAGAAATCAGAGAAATCATAGTTATCTTTGACGGCTTTAAAAAAACAAAGAGGAGCAATTGTGCGTTTAAAAACATTAGAAATCAAAGGCTTCAAAAGTTTTGCAGACAAGACTGTCTTACACTTCGATGAAGG
This window of the Chitinophaga sancti genome carries:
- a CDS encoding glycogen synthase, with protein sequence MEILHVSAECYPVAKVGGLADVVGALPKYQHDLGCVAKVVMPAYKTRFFENNEFELVHQGGTWVGFNWYHVNVFREKNNVLGFDLYLLDIPGLLDQEGVYGHWNDMERFLAFQIGVLDWLNEWQHHPDVVHCHDHHTGFIPFMMTHAYKYERLRTIATVLTIHNAQYQGQFGWEQLYRLPGFDLWKAGLVGWENAVNPLAAAIKCAWRVTTVSPGYLEEMYNGANGLESLLRSERRKCKGILNGIDNKVWDPATDPMLPVHYDETSFVQGKKEIKRQLCEEFGFDPELPLFSFIGRLVGEKGADLLPDIIGRSLYEQQKQLNFLVLGSGESQTEWRLHQTKAGTAPNFNVQFGYNEGLSHRIYAGSDFLLMPSRVEPCGLNQLYALRYGTVPIVRSVGGLKDTVKDFGETGGFGIRFIQAEAWDACQAIARAVELYNDRQALQEIQEYIMQIDHSWDSAAAEYVKLYESIVIRP
- a CDS encoding glucose-1-phosphate adenylyltransferase, which encodes MSNAVISLILGGGSGTRLYPLTRKRSKPAVPVAGKYRLVDIPISNCLNADMNRIFVLTQFNSASLNKHIKNTYHFSHFSKAFVDILAAEQTPDNPTWYQGTADAVRQCLHHIENYEYDYVLILSGDQLYQMDFREMLQHHIESQAEVTIGTIPVTAKDASDFGILKTDDKGLITSFTEKPKQDVLAPWASPVSDEMHAAGREYLASMGIYIFSRNTLVELLKGQEAATDFGKEIIPYAINAALKVMSYQYTGYWTDIGNICSFWEANLALTDEIPQFNLFDEHQTIYSRARMLPPAKMSGSFNKTIIADGTIISDSTLERCVVGIRARIGKGSVITNSYIMGSDFYQTLEDLARAKAKGHPPMGIGDNCVINKAIIDKNVSIGNNVKINVGEVLPNGEYEQYTVKDGIVVIKNGMVIPDGFVI
- a CDS encoding efflux RND transporter periplasmic adaptor subunit translates to MLLLSVACHNKKKTEDAKSQGNQPTIVDVIIADTRSVTNNVEANGTIVPNEFAELHPEISGRITYLNIPEGSIVEKGTLIARINDADLQAQLQKSKVLLDLYQKTEQRDRKLLDLNGINQADYDLALNNVHSTQADMAYTQAQIDKAAIRAPFTGIIGLRQVSIGAYATPNTLIATIQSPDKMRVDFLLPENYAHNIKKGGVVDVVSDANNGTRKQATVIAMEPQVSQTSRNVKVRALLSDGKGRPGAFVKVYFNAGAEAKAIMVPTNALIPNDKNNQVVLVKDGKAHLSTVQTGVREVNNVEITSGISVGDTVVVTGVLFARPDAPVKVRQVKTLEKLVAAQQ
- a CDS encoding efflux RND transporter permease subunit, translating into MNISELSLKRPVLATVMNLLIILFGVIGYYFLAVRDYPAIDPPIITVTTSYTGANPDIMESQISEPLEKQINGIPGIRTISSNSSLGSSVITVEFNLGIDLEAAASDVRDKVSQATKNLPLDIDAPPVVTKADANSDPILILAVQSRTKSLMELSDYVDNVLQQQLQTIDQVSSVNIFGDKSYAMRLWLNEAKMDAYNVAYNDISTALKTENVQLPAGKVYGNNTELTINALGRLTTEKDFRDLILREDSTGIVRLGDVARVELGPQIEEQGWKYNGVNAVGLAIIPQPGANNIAIADEFKKRMEAIKASNKDDIEFSVLVDNTRNIRQSLAEVKETLIIAFALVVLVIFFFFRNWLIAIRPLIDIPISLIATFFVVYLAGFTINILTLLGIVLATGLVVDDGIVVTENIFRKLEQGMNIRTAALEGSKEIFFAVISTSLTLAVVFMPVIFLQGFVGRLFREFGVVLATAVLISAFVSLTITPVLNVYLNKKDAGHGKFYEKTEPFFQGMESGYKRWLEAFMKVRFLAVAIILVCAGMIWLILCNIQSEIAPLEDRSSIRMTVSLPEGTSYSYTQAVSDKIANYLYDSVPERAFVFARTPAGSVINSSQPRIGLVPPEERERSQSEIANDLNKKLKRFNDARIFTIQEQTIAVGSGSKTSLPIQFILQNQDLNKLKSTIPLFLEEARKDPTFANVDVDLKFTKPTLEVSFDRMKIKDLGLSTNDVIAAMQAAFSGGRLAYFIMNGYQYYVIAQLERTERNEPADISHIYVRNASGDKIPLDAVVKVVTSTSPATLYHFNRFKSATISASLAPGHTIGDGIEAMRAIGDRLLDPGFHTALSGSSRDYAESSSNIVFAFALALVLIYLVLAAQFESFIDPLTIMFTVPLALAGALLSLWIFGQTLNIFSEIGMIMLIGLVTKNGILIVEFTNQKRELGMSKHEAVVEAASQRLRPILMTSLATALGALPLAMSLGAASTSRVPLGIVVVGGIMFSLILTLFVIPALYTYVSGKHKAHIPGVAE